CACTTCATGGTTGCACAACAAACGGCTACAGTAAATGTAGCTGTTTGATGTAGCCATttgctttcacattaaaaaagcTGCTCACTTGTGCAAGTGTAACAGCAGCTCGCTGAGGAGACACTCTATTAGTTGATCGTCTTGGTCGAGGAATAGCTGCATGAGACAGTCTGCATCAGGCATACTGGCCGCTGCCCCTGTTTTCAACCGAAGCCAAGCAAGACCAGCCTCCAAGGTTTTCGATAGGCCCTCTTGCATGCCTGCATTTAACAAAGGGCCAAAATGTCAAATCAAACCGTTTGGTCAATGCATTACAAAGTACACCTCTGAATTCATTTCGACTTCCTAAGGTTCTAAACCAGAGGTACCTAAACCTAAGTGCATAAGTTTTGTTTGTTCCTTGGCCCTGTTGAAGTGCAGCACATACTGCAGCCACAAATTGAACTTTCACAGAAAACTGAGAGCGTACAGAAAACATAAAAAGAGGGGCACACACGCACAAGTGTGTTAATAGCTGCAACTAGTACAACTGAATCTTGCGAGAGAACTAGCCAAGAGAGTAAAACGTGCACAAAGAAATTTTCCAAGTCTCAATCAAACCTTTTTTTAATCTATGAGTGTGCTTTCTTGCTCTGCATATTCGCCGAACTAATAACGGAACTTGCTACCTATTGTGCTTCAAGTGGAGAGGCGGTCCTAGTTGCATGCACAGGTTGGCAAACTCACTCATCAGTCTagtcactcagactcagatcgagccacgAGTCTGAGTCTACTATCAGCCTTGCCTGGATGCACGTATACTTTCATCTACTATTCACACATATTCTGAAGCAGTATCATTCACACACCCTTTAAATAATAATTGATCAGAGGCGTATAATATGTAAGGGGTGCTTTAACTCCCCCTGGGCTACTCTACCAGGCAAGTGCttgatataaatatatataaatatatcttTTCTTGTGATCTCCATGAATAAAAATGTTCTTACTGGTTTTCAACCACTCGGGTACTATATCAAAGgctccaagaagagcaccgattatgCGAGATAGTGGTGCTAAAAAGCATTGGTACGACGGACAAAGCAGCTGGTTCTAGGCTCATAAGTTGACTCACTCGAACTCGCTCTAACTCGGATTGAGCAGTGAGTCTAAGTTTGAGTGAGTCAGGGAGAAGAAAATTTCGGTAAGTCTGAGTGCGagtccggctcaggaaaattttggtgagccTGAGTCCGAGTGAATCAAAAGCGGAATATATATTTCATTATTGAGCCTGAGTGAGCTCGAGTTTTCGTCGACCTATGCTTGCGTGTGCTGGGCCTGTAATGCATGACTATATGTGAAAAGAGCTGTGGCTACACTTTCCACGTCATTGCACTAGCAAGCTGTGCTTGAACTTGCTATTTGCAGTAGTGACCAACCGCAATCAGTTGGGCAAACTGTACGGCCAGATTTTCAATTATGACAACGGTCTATTGTAGTAGGTGAATTGGCAAAAGCAAGTATTCAGTAAAATTCGGAACTAACCTTGCATCAGACATGCTGCAGATGACTTCAAAATGACGAGCATTGCCAATCGAACCACCCTGCCGTCTCCTTGAGAGAGATCCAGGTCTTGCCTGAGAAAAAACCAAAATGTTGCAGAAAAATGTATTTAGAAAAAGACACTGATTCATATTGCCTATATGCACTATCGCTGTACATAAGTTGGCTGCCTTAACTTGAATCTACACAGAAGAAAAGCTCACTCTGGGTACTTGCGGCTAGGCTCCCTGCTAGTTCCTGCAAAGCCACAAAATCCATTTCGACAGTGTAGCTGGTCAAGCCAGCCACCCTGAACAGCCTCAATCACTTGCTGTCCGATTAGAGGAACCCATGGTGGAACTTTGGAAAATTTGGCTTCTTCAATGACGGGCTGCAGACCCTGAAAAGCAGTTTGGTAATATATCAAGTCATCAAGGTGCAGTTCTGCCACTGGCTTGATTGCAGAAAACTTTGTTGGACTGGTAAACAGGCAACTATGCTTGTGCACTTAAGACATAAGGACACAGCAGACACGAACAAGTATGAATGAAATTGCCCAGCAGGAAGTTCTATTGAACTTTGTTTGACTTTATCATTTATAAGTGTAAGCTAATTAGATGCCACATTATGATTCTAAACATTGCTATATAGCACACAGTAAAAATGCTGATATAACAAATTAATACAGGATGCTTTCAGGGACAACGATCAAGGGACACGAAGCAACACAGCAGACACGGACAAGTATGAATGAAATCGCCCAGCAGGAAGTTCTATTGAACTTTGTTTGACTTTATCGTTTATAAGTGTAAGCTAATTAGATGCCACATTATGATTCTAAACATTGCTATATAGCACACAGTAAAAATGCTGATATAACAAATTAATACAGGATGCTTTCAGGGACAACGATCAAGGGACACGAAGCAACTTACATGCTATGACACCAGCCTCACTGGCCATCTGTAGACATCATGTCTGTGCGCTAGGCTCATTTCACACCTCTTTCTATCCACTCTGCTATAACACCTTCATGTAAAGGAGGAAGTGAAGACTAATCTAAATGAACTTCCAATCGTCACTAATTTTACTGCAACAGCAATTAAGGCTTAAAGCTGGGTTTCTGCTTTCTGTAACAGCATATTATCATCATCAAACCACTTCATAATGTTCATAAGAAAAATGTAACTTTTCCCACCACTATTACCATCTTAGGAATGCAACCACATGTCCTTATCTGCACAATAACATGAAGTTAAGAGCTGGAAGCACTAATCTCTGCACTATTACATAATTATTTGAAAATTAGCGTGTGGTGAAACTCTCTGAAAGCCTGTTACACTAAAATGATTTAAAAGCTGGCAGAATCGTTGAAGAATCTTTCCTTGTCTGTGGTGTTTATGCACATATTGGAGACCCCAGGTTGTGTTTCCGTTCCATTGAAGTCGCTGGCAATGTTCAGTTGCAGAGAGTCAATGAACAAATTAGTTACACATCACAGAAGTGGGCAGCATGAGAGAAAGCACAAATGACACAGCTGACCTGGTCTTCCTTACTTTGTCAAGTATTTCCAGTACTGTTCTTGCCACAAGTGGATCCTTTCCAGCAGACCATTTAACAAAATACTGAGGTAGCAAGCCACCTAACACATCCATAGTGGCATGATTCTGCACCAGTTTCAGCCATAGGCATAGTGCGTGGTACAACGTGTAGTGTGGTGCTTCATTCTGAAGGCATGGGAACATGCTATGCAGGCACTTCTCAGCAGCAGACGAGATGCTGGATGAGATATCTGAAATTGCAGTACGAGCTGTTAATAAATGTTGTCACATTAGTGGCATCAGTTGTTACATTACTGGAGGAACTGATGCCCCGCCGCATTTACAAAGAATTTGTCCCATGTTTACATATCCATATACAGTCTCGTTTAATGAACCTGTAGTGCTCCTCTTGCTCAGATACCAGCAGTACCATAGAAGGACTGAGGTGCTTATCTTTTCATGGGTGACCACAGAAGCCAGGGTACTGCAGCATCACCTTTGAACTGCATTAAATTTCCTGCTTCTCTGCTATATCTTTGTCTTGTGAAGGAGTATCGATATGGTTATAATTACTTAATACTTTGGATGAGAACAGTAAGGTCACTTTTTGAATAAGCAAAAATGTAGTAACTTTAACTATAGCAGATCTTGCGTCTTCAATAGTTCGTTGACGTCCGCTATAGGCCAGCTAGTCACAATGGCCTGCTAATCACAATGGTTCAAGAGGCACACAGCGTGATTGTGTGTGCTGCTTCAATCATAATACTTTAAAATAAATTTAACATGCAGACTTGTGAATGAATACACACAATACCATTCAGATTGGCGGCTTGCATGGTATTCGCCACAAGTGCAGTGCAGCTTGTTTCTGTTGTTTCTTCTGGATGAGTGCTTCTCGTGTCTGCTGTCAATAGGAACGTGATGAGCTGGCAGAAGCGAGTTTTTTCATTAACTGGAAGAGTTCCCAGAATGCAAAGGCGTTTGTTTAGTGCACAAAACAGAGCCTCCTGTAGAT
The sequence above is drawn from the Rhipicephalus microplus isolate Deutch F79 chromosome 3, USDA_Rmic, whole genome shotgun sequence genome and encodes:
- the lin gene encoding protein lines homolog, which codes for MRTDMAVRFQSAHERLLLGCACEIKQELHLLVDHEFVNLLGGELPQEDTLLGLTVLYAISEAAREASQTKAICPIIQDALVALVQKETVGSLLSLQMLSPDKFVAHCCLLTLNSLARCSKDLQEALFCALNKRLCILGTLPVNEKTRFCQLITFLLTADTRSTHPEETTETSCTALVANTMQAANLNDISSSISSAAEKCLHSMFPCLQNEAPHYTLYHALCLWLKLVQNHATMDVLGGLLPQYFVKWSAGKDPLVARTVLEILDKGLQPVIEEAKFSKVPPWVPLIGQQVIEAVQGGWLDQLHCRNGFCGFAGTSREPSRKYPEQDLDLSQGDGRVVRLAMLVILKSSAACLMQGMQEGLSKTLEAGLAWLRLKTGAAASMPDADCLMQLFLDQDDQLIECLLSELLLHLHKSSTWTATTSIADPHRMFVKFLISLGNDHVTLIDFLTSQETCALLYFVRYLKLVLSDWDNFVKCHSELSVGSHDTSGQAARLDLTMATLVRTRIKLEKMTQKHNLLPFNATPLVRLIERCEEIYESV